The Aggregicoccus sp. 17bor-14 DNA window CGCTCCTGGCGCGCCACGCTCGCCGCGGCGGCCGCCCTGCCGGTGACGCTGCTGATGACCTTCGGCGCGATGCGGCTCGCGGGCCAGGGCATGAACCTCATGAGCCTGGGCGGGCTCGCGGTGGCCATCGGCCTGGTGGTGGACGACGCGGTGGTGGTGGTGGAGGCCATCTTCCGCCGCGTCGCCGCGGGCGCCGAGCGCGAGGAGGCCACGCGCGAGGCGCTGCGCGAGATGGGCTGGCCCGTCATCAACTCCACCCTCACCACCGTGGTGGTGTTCGCGCCGCTCTCGCTGCTGTCCGGGGTGAGCGGACAGTTCTTCAGCGCGCTCGCCTTCACCCTGTGCGCCGCCGTGCTGCTCTCACTCGCGGTGGCGCTCACCCTCACCCCGCTCCTGTGCACGGCGCTGCTCTCGCGAAGGCCCGCGCACGCGGCCGCCCGCGCGGGGGTGGGGCGCTACGCGGGCGCGCTCGCGCGGGTGCTCGGGCGGCCGGGGCTCGCGCTGGGGGTGCTCGCGCTCGCGACGCTGCTGCTCGCGCTGCTCGCGCGCGGCGTGGGCACGGGCTTCCTGCCCGAGCTGGACGAGGGCGCCTTCGTGGTGGACTACTTCGCCCCCACCGGCACCTCGCTCGCCGAGTCGGACCGGCTGGGGCGCAGCGTGGAGGCGGCCGTGGCGGCGCTGCCCGAGGTGGCGGTGACGAGCCGGCGCCTGGGCGCGGAGCTGGGGCCGCCGGCCGCGACCGAGCCCTCCAGCGGCGACATCACCGTGACGCTGCGCACCCAGCGCGCGCGCAGCGGCGAGGAGGTCATCGAGGAGGCGCGCGGGCGCGTGGAGTCCGCCGCGCCCGGCGTGCGCGTGGAGTTCATCGAGCTCCTGCAGGACGTGCTCAGCGACCTCGAGGGCAACCCGGACCCGGTGGAGGTGCGGCTGCAGGGCCCGGACGACGCGGCGCTGCGTGCCTTCGCACCGCAGGTGGCCGCGAGACTCGAGGGCGTGGAGGGGCTCGCGGACCTCTACGACGGCGTGGCCGGCTGCACCCCGGAGCTGCACCTGGACGTGGACCCGGCGGCCGCCGGGCGCCTGGGCCTGAGCGCGCGCGAGGTGGCCGAGCAGGTGCGCACTGCGCTGCTGGGCGAGGTGGTGGGCGCGCTCCCGCAGGGCGGCCACCTGGTGGGCGTGCGCGTGCGCCTGCCGGACGCGGCACGCTCGGACGCGGGCGCGCTGGAGCGGCTGCGGCTTCGCGCGCCGTCGGGGGCCTTCCTCGCGCTCGCGCAGGTGGCGCGGGTGACGCGCGCGTGCCCTCCCTCCGAGCTGCTCGCGGACAACCTGCGCCCGCTCGTCGCCGTGACGGGGCGGCTCGAGGGGCGCGACCTGGGCAGCGTCACGCGAGACGTGGAGGCGCGGCTCGCGGGGCTCGCGCCACCGCCGGGCGTGGAGCTGCGCCTCGGAGGGCAGCGCGACAGCCAGCAGCAGAGCTTCCGGGACCTCGCGCTCGTGCTCACGCTCGCCTGCTTCGGCGTGTTCCTCGTGCTCAGCTTCCACTTCCGCAGCCTCGTGCTGCCCCTGCTCATCCTCGGCGCCGCCCCCGTGGCGCTCGCCGCGGGCGTGGCGGCGCTGCGCGTGGCGGGCGTGCCGCTCAACGTCTCCTCCTTCATGGGCTGCATCCTGCTGGTGGGGCTGGGGGTGAAGAACGGCATCCTCCTGCTCGACCGGGCGGAGGAGGGACGGCGCACGGGCGTGGGCGCGCGGGAGGCCGTGCTCGCCGCGGCGCAGGTGCGCCTGCGGCCCATCCTGATGACCACGCTCGCCACGCTGCTGGGGCTGCTGCCGCTCGCGCTGGGGCTGGGCGAGGGCGCAGAGCTGCAGCGGCCGCTCGCCATCGCGGTGCTCGGGGGGTTGAGTGTGTCTACGCTCGCGGTGCTGTTCGGGCTGCCGCCGGCGTACGCGCTGGTGCGGCGGGGGCGCTAGGGCACACGGCTTCGCCCGGCCCCCTCACCCCGACCCTCTCTCCCAGGGGGAGAGGGAGGACACGGGCTCACAGGTTGTTCGGCTCGCCGCTGAAGTCCGACTGGCCGTGGGGCGGCAGCGCGCCGCCCACGTCGTCGTCCTCGGGGGTGAGGTCCAGGGGGCCGGCGGCGAGCATGAGGTCTCGCCCCTGCACCCGCTCCACGCGCGCGTACGGGATGAGGTAGTCGCGCGCCGAGAGGTAGCCGCGCTCCATCTCGAAGTGCGTGTCCCCCACCGCCGCCACGTGGCCCAGGCGTCTGCCCTGCGCGTCGAAGACGAGCATCCCCTCGTGTACCTGCTCGGGGTCGATGTGCATCCGGTCCTCCTCTCGCCGGCCGCGCGCCACAGGTGACGGGGCCCTCTGACCCTTCAACAGCGGAGGGCAGCCGGCCCCATCGCCCTCGCCCGCCCGTCAGCCCTGCACGGAGGCCGCCGCGTCCAGCGCGGCGCGCAGCGTGGCGAGCTCCTGGTCGAGCGCCTCCACCAGCGCCTCCGGGTCCGGCACCAGGCCCGCGTCGCTCGCGATGCCCACCGTGACGCTCCCCGCGTAGCTGAGGATGCTCACCCCCAGGC harbors:
- a CDS encoding efflux RND transporter permease subunit, giving the protein MSEGGASGALHALRRHAAGFLALALALCLFGLWAAQQLPSGLYPEVSFPRVVVAATLPGASAETLRLSVTQPVEEALSTVLGVRRVRSRTIRAAAEVSLWFEPDADMDAALARVNARLGEAQGGLPRDVELRAERLTPSSFPIQTVAVTGSAPPAQLREVALYTLRPRLAGLPGVGRVEVLGGDVREVQVVVDPVRLEAAGLGMDGLAAAVGDALQLQPAGRLDVRYQQTLVVVRGAVVDPARLADVVVGGKPGAPVRLGDVARVEVGHEDRLQLTSADGRPAALVSVGRRPGADAVTLAAAVREELARLRPDLPPGVQVRVVYDQAGLIGRSVAHVRDAVALGGLLTLLVVGAFLRSWRATLAAAAALPVTLLMTFGAMRLAGQGMNLMSLGGLAVAIGLVVDDAVVVVEAIFRRVAAGAEREEATREALREMGWPVINSTLTTVVVFAPLSLLSGVSGQFFSALAFTLCAAVLLSLAVALTLTPLLCTALLSRRPAHAAARAGVGRYAGALARVLGRPGLALGVLALATLLLALLARGVGTGFLPELDEGAFVVDYFAPTGTSLAESDRLGRSVEAAVAALPEVAVTSRRLGAELGPPAATEPSSGDITVTLRTQRARSGEEVIEEARGRVESAAPGVRVEFIELLQDVLSDLEGNPDPVEVRLQGPDDAALRAFAPQVAARLEGVEGLADLYDGVAGCTPELHLDVDPAAAGRLGLSAREVAEQVRTALLGEVVGALPQGGHLVGVRVRLPDAARSDAGALERLRLRAPSGAFLALAQVARVTRACPPSELLADNLRPLVAVTGRLEGRDLGSVTRDVEARLAGLAPPPGVELRLGGQRDSQQQSFRDLALVLTLACFGVFLVLSFHFRSLVLPLLILGAAPVALAAGVAALRVAGVPLNVSSFMGCILLVGLGVKNGILLLDRAEEGRRTGVGAREAVLAAAQVRLRPILMTTLATLLGLLPLALGLGEGAELQRPLAIAVLGGLSVSTLAVLFGLPPAYALVRRGR
- a CDS encoding DUF2171 domain-containing protein, encoding MHIDPEQVHEGMLVFDAQGRRLGHVAAVGDTHFEMERGYLSARDYLIPYARVERVQGRDLMLAAGPLDLTPEDDDVGGALPPHGQSDFSGEPNNL